In a genomic window of Streptomyces pristinaespiralis:
- a CDS encoding DEAD/DEAH box helicase — translation MNAKPSASGRSGAGETRATAVRGELSAVTLTPGSPPAQSFAELGLPPEVARVMTGSGVTEPFPIQAATLPDALAGRDVLGRARTGSGKTLAFGLALLTRTAGRRAEPKQPLGLVLVPTRELAQQVSDVLDPYALALGLRLATVVGGLSIGRQATLLRAGADVVVATPGRLTDLVARRDCRLDQVRITVLDEADQMCDMGFLPQVSELLDQVRPGGQRMLFSATLDRNVDHLVGRYLHDPVLATVDRAAGAVATMEHHVLNIHPADKYATATEIAARDGRVLMFLDTKHAVDQFTRHLRGSGIRAAALHSGKSQPQRTHTLAQFKSGEVTVLVATNVAARGIHVDALDLVVNVDPPADPKDYLHRGGRTARAGESGRVVTLVTPGQRRDVNRMMSDAGIRPVVTQVRSGEEKLAGITGAKRPPVADRSAGGNASFRGLGARAPKESRRTAEARGLAEARRAARVRRGR, via the coding sequence ATGAATGCGAAGCCGTCAGCCTCTGGGCGCTCCGGTGCCGGCGAAACCCGGGCGACGGCGGTGCGGGGTGAACTCTCGGCGGTGACGCTGACACCCGGTTCGCCGCCCGCGCAGTCCTTCGCCGAGCTGGGGCTGCCCCCGGAAGTGGCGCGGGTGATGACCGGCTCCGGGGTGACGGAACCGTTCCCGATCCAGGCGGCCACCCTGCCCGACGCGCTGGCCGGCCGGGACGTCCTCGGCCGTGCGCGGACCGGGTCGGGCAAGACCCTCGCCTTCGGGCTGGCCCTGCTCACCCGTACCGCGGGCCGGCGCGCCGAGCCGAAGCAGCCGCTCGGGCTGGTCCTGGTGCCGACGCGTGAACTGGCGCAGCAGGTGAGCGACGTGCTGGACCCGTACGCACTGGCGCTCGGGCTGCGGCTGGCGACGGTGGTCGGCGGGTTGTCGATCGGGCGGCAGGCGACGCTGCTGCGGGCCGGCGCGGATGTGGTCGTCGCGACCCCGGGGCGGCTGACCGATCTGGTGGCGCGCCGGGACTGCCGGCTGGACCAGGTGCGGATCACGGTGCTGGACGAGGCGGACCAGATGTGCGACATGGGGTTCCTGCCCCAGGTGTCGGAGCTTTTGGACCAGGTGCGGCCCGGCGGGCAGCGCATGCTGTTCTCGGCCACCCTCGACCGCAACGTCGACCATCTGGTCGGCCGCTATCTCCACGACCCGGTGCTGGCGACGGTGGACCGGGCGGCGGGCGCGGTCGCCACGATGGAGCACCATGTGCTGAACATCCACCCGGCGGACAAGTACGCGACGGCCACGGAGATCGCCGCCCGGGACGGGCGGGTGCTGATGTTCCTGGACACCAAGCACGCCGTCGACCAGTTCACCCGCCATCTGCGCGGCAGCGGTATCCGGGCCGCCGCGCTGCACAGCGGGAAGTCGCAGCCGCAGCGCACGCACACGCTCGCCCAGTTCAAGAGCGGTGAGGTCACCGTGCTGGTGGCCACCAATGTGGCCGCGCGGGGCATTCACGTCGACGCGCTCGACCTCGTCGTCAACGTCGACCCGCCCGCCGATCCGAAGGACTACCTGCACCGGGGCGGCCGCACGGCGCGTGCGGGCGAGTCGGGCCGTGTGGTCACCCTGGTCACGCCGGGTCAGCGGCGTGACGTGAACCGGATGATGTCCGACGCCGGGATCCGGCCGGTGGTCACGCAGGTGCGCTCCGGTGAGGAGAAGCTGGCCGGGATCACGGGAGCGAAGCGGCCGCCCGTCGCGGACAGGTCCGCCGGCGGCA
- a CDS encoding IS200/IS605 family element transposase accessory protein TnpB: protein MGGLREVAAPFVVTGPSGVAVRTRLKGLTAGDEEVLRLVGAHLGSLASRDLKARCVEGLEHSAESWAVRKRELTGVSSSRWAGSITKATHDQWALARHGQAAHIQGLEAGIRTIAHRLSLPVGAKGTKRAAGGYRSRREWHAKARRLRVLEDRLGRVRAERDAGRVRVVRGGRRLARTRHHLADAGLTAAQWRQRWEAGRWFLQADGESGKRFGNETIRITPEGEVSIKLPAPLAHLANAAHGRYVLAGRVRFAHRGQEWADRVAAHRAVAYRIHHDTGRDRWYVTASWQIPPTPTVPLEAALAHGVIGVDTNAGHLAAWRLDTHGNPIGDPRRFFYDLTGSAPHRDAQVRHALTRLLHWARSCGVKAIAVEDLDFQAEKTREKHGRRRRFRQLISGMPTGRLRARLVSMADATGITIIAVDPAYTSRWGAQHWQKPLTSTTRKTSRHDAASIAIGRRAQGHPIRRRTTPPPHDQSDRAGHRTVQADRRALGREEPRPRIPGPRTRCVPPDAERTRATRAPTTVRDARSDQEWVQDPLLLTE, encoded by the coding sequence GTGGGCGGTCTGCGGGAGGTGGCGGCGCCGTTCGTGGTCACCGGACCTTCGGGTGTGGCAGTGCGTACCCGGCTCAAGGGCCTGACGGCCGGGGACGAGGAGGTGCTGCGGCTGGTGGGTGCGCATCTCGGGTCGCTGGCCTCGCGTGATCTCAAGGCGCGGTGTGTGGAGGGTCTGGAGCACTCAGCCGAGTCGTGGGCGGTCCGGAAGCGGGAGTTGACGGGGGTGTCGTCGTCGAGGTGGGCGGGGTCGATCACGAAGGCCACGCACGATCAGTGGGCGCTCGCCCGGCACGGGCAGGCCGCGCACATCCAGGGCCTCGAAGCCGGGATCAGGACGATCGCGCACCGGCTGTCGCTGCCGGTCGGAGCGAAGGGCACGAAGCGTGCCGCGGGTGGTTACCGTTCGCGGCGGGAGTGGCATGCCAAGGCCCGGCGTCTGCGGGTGCTGGAGGACCGGCTGGGGCGGGTGCGGGCCGAGAGGGACGCGGGCCGGGTGCGTGTGGTGCGCGGCGGCCGACGACTGGCGCGCACCCGGCATCACCTTGCCGATGCGGGGCTGACCGCAGCCCAGTGGCGGCAGCGGTGGGAGGCCGGGCGCTGGTTCCTGCAGGCGGATGGTGAGTCGGGGAAGAGGTTCGGCAACGAGACGATCCGCATCACCCCCGAGGGTGAGGTGTCGATCAAGCTCCCGGCACCGCTGGCACATCTGGCGAACGCCGCGCACGGCCGGTACGTACTCGCCGGGCGGGTGCGGTTCGCGCACCGCGGGCAGGAGTGGGCGGACCGTGTGGCGGCGCACCGGGCCGTGGCCTACCGCATCCACCACGACACCGGACGCGACCGCTGGTACGTCACCGCCTCCTGGCAGATCCCACCCACCCCTACCGTTCCGCTCGAAGCCGCCCTCGCCCACGGTGTGATCGGCGTCGACACCAACGCCGGCCACCTCGCCGCCTGGCGCCTCGACACCCACGGCAACCCCATCGGCGATCCGCGCCGCTTCTTCTACGATCTGACCGGCAGCGCCCCACACCGCGACGCCCAGGTCCGGCACGCCCTCACCCGCCTCCTGCACTGGGCCCGGTCCTGTGGCGTTAAGGCGATCGCGGTCGAGGACCTCGACTTCCAGGCCGAGAAGACCAGGGAGAAGCACGGCCGCAGGCGAAGGTTCCGGCAGCTGATCTCCGGCATGCCCACCGGACGCCTGCGTGCCCGCCTCGTCTCGATGGCCGACGCCACCGGCATCACGATCATCGCCGTCGACCCCGCCTACACCAGCAGATGGGGCGCGCAGCACTGGCAGAAGCCCCTCACCAGCACCACCCGAAAGACCAGCCGTCACGATGCGGCGAGCATCGCGATCGGCAGACGCGCCCAAGGGCACCCGATCCGGCGACGGACGACACCGCCCCCGCACGACCAGAGCGATCGTGCGGGGCATCGGACCGTCCAGGCCGACCGGCGTGCGCTTGGGCGCGAGGAACCCCGCCCCCGCATTCCCGGACCACGCACACGATGCGTGCCCCCGGACGCGGAACGAACGCGGGCAACCAGGGCACCCACCACCGTTCGGGATGCCCGCAGCGACCAGGAATGGGTCCAAGACCCACTCCTGCTCACTGAATAG
- a CDS encoding GNAT family N-acetyltransferase, translating into MTEIRTPRLILRRWHDDDLAPMADINADPRVMQWVDDGSPHDLEHTAEAIEQWEEEWDEEGFGLFAVELLASGELAGFTGLSVPGFLPEVLPAVAISWRLGSQFWGQGYASEAAHATLEFALQDRGLDRVISISRAGDEASENVIRKLGMVPERETTHPVYGHPLRVHSIDLTEFHA; encoded by the coding sequence ATGACCGAGATCCGCACCCCCCGCCTCATCCTCCGCCGCTGGCACGACGACGACCTCGCGCCGATGGCGGACATCAACGCGGACCCGCGGGTCATGCAGTGGGTCGACGACGGCTCCCCGCACGATCTCGAGCACACCGCAGAGGCGATCGAGCAGTGGGAGGAGGAGTGGGACGAGGAGGGCTTCGGCCTCTTCGCCGTCGAACTGCTCGCCTCCGGCGAACTGGCCGGCTTCACCGGGCTGTCCGTGCCCGGGTTCCTGCCGGAGGTGCTGCCCGCCGTGGCGATCAGCTGGCGGCTCGGCTCCCAGTTCTGGGGCCAGGGTTACGCCTCTGAAGCCGCCCACGCCACGCTGGAGTTCGCGCTCCAGGACCGCGGCCTGGACCGCGTCATCAGCATCAGCCGCGCCGGGGACGAGGCGTCCGAGAACGTCATCCGCAAGCTCGGCATGGTGCCGGAGCGCGAGACCACGCACCCCGTGTACGGCCACCCGCTGCGCGTCCACAGCATCGACCTCACCGAGTTCCACGCCTGA
- a CDS encoding MFS transporter, translating into MRENKSVVLLSVGHACVDVYQGAVAALVPFFVAERAYSYAAVSGVVLAASVLSSVAQPVFGVLTDRWAMPWLLPVSTLLGGVGIALSGVSGSYAWTLVFVAVSGLGVAAYHPESARVARLACRGGHKGMGWFSLGGNLGFALAPLMVTAVVAGGGLRLSPLLVVPALVGSVLCLPVLKALERDGTARFGPAVTAEADDRVSFVMLSMAVICRSVVFVGLSTFISLYARQRVEGGAAAGTAALFVLYLGGAVGSVVGGSLAERWDRVVVSRWSYLATAVAVAGIVTVPGPVLYLFVALASAGLYVPFSLQVTLGQDYLPSRVGTAGGITLGLTVSAGGLAGPFIGKLADATSLRTALAPLVMMPVLSWLLFRTLPEPVAPRRHVTPPAEPSGGGAAAEAAGVTEGGAGRRRARRVRRGTR; encoded by the coding sequence GTGCGAGAGAACAAGTCGGTCGTCCTGCTGTCGGTCGGGCATGCCTGCGTGGACGTGTATCAGGGCGCGGTGGCGGCGCTCGTGCCGTTCTTCGTGGCCGAGCGTGCCTACAGTTACGCCGCGGTGTCCGGTGTCGTCCTTGCCGCGTCCGTGCTGTCGTCCGTGGCCCAGCCGGTGTTCGGGGTGCTGACCGACCGGTGGGCGATGCCCTGGCTGCTGCCGGTGAGCACGCTGCTGGGCGGGGTGGGCATCGCTCTGAGCGGTGTGAGCGGGTCCTATGCGTGGACGCTGGTGTTCGTGGCGGTGTCAGGGCTGGGGGTGGCCGCCTACCATCCGGAGTCGGCCCGGGTCGCACGGCTCGCCTGCCGGGGCGGTCACAAGGGGATGGGCTGGTTCTCCCTGGGCGGGAACCTCGGCTTCGCGCTCGCTCCGCTCATGGTCACCGCGGTCGTCGCCGGCGGCGGGCTGCGGCTGTCGCCGCTGCTCGTGGTGCCCGCGCTCGTGGGCAGCGTGCTGTGCCTGCCCGTGCTGAAGGCGCTGGAGCGGGACGGGACCGCCCGCTTTGGCCCGGCTGTGACGGCGGAGGCCGACGACCGGGTGTCGTTCGTGATGTTGTCGATGGCGGTGATCTGCCGTTCCGTCGTCTTCGTGGGCCTGAGTACCTTCATCTCGCTCTATGCGCGGCAGCGTGTGGAGGGCGGCGCGGCGGCGGGCACCGCGGCGCTGTTCGTGCTCTATCTCGGGGGCGCGGTGGGCTCCGTGGTGGGTGGCAGCCTGGCCGAGCGCTGGGACCGGGTCGTCGTCTCCCGCTGGTCGTACCTGGCGACGGCCGTGGCGGTCGCCGGGATCGTCACCGTCCCCGGGCCGGTCCTCTATCTGTTCGTGGCGCTGGCGTCCGCCGGCCTGTACGTGCCGTTCTCGCTGCAGGTCACCCTGGGCCAGGACTATCTGCCGTCGCGGGTCGGTACGGCCGGCGGGATCACGCTCGGTCTCACCGTCAGTGCCGGCGGCCTGGCCGGTCCTTTCATCGGGAAGCTGGCCGACGCGACGTCCCTGCGTACGGCGCTGGCCCCGCTGGTGATGATGCCCGTGCTGAGCTGGCTGTTGTTCCGCACCCTGCCCGAACCCGTGGCGCCGCGGCGGCATGTCACGCCGCCGGCGGAGCCGTCGGGGGGCGGGGCGGCAGCGGAGGCGGCGGGGGTGACGGAGGGCGGCGCCGGCCGCAGGCGGGCCCGGAGGGTCAGGCGTGGAACTCGGTGA
- a CDS encoding helix-turn-helix transcriptional regulator, whose product MPKIRHQPVAPTRTRSLATGTEIDAHRHDDHQIVYAGRGVLTVTTGTGTWVAPATRAIWIPAGTVHAHQAHGELDLHLVGLPATDNPLGLDEPTVLAVAPLLRELILAHTRPPFDDSPERTRLRAVLLDQLRASPQQPLHLPTPTSPLLKDLCDLLRTDPADNRTLAALGREVGASDRTLSRLFKSDLAMTFPQWRTQLRLHHALVLLAEDTPVTTVAHLCGWSSASAFIDVFRRAFGHTPGTHHRHGPG is encoded by the coding sequence ATGCCGAAGATCCGCCACCAGCCGGTCGCCCCCACCCGCACCCGGAGTCTGGCGACCGGAACAGAGATCGACGCCCACCGGCACGACGACCACCAGATCGTCTACGCGGGGCGCGGAGTGCTGACCGTGACGACCGGCACGGGCACCTGGGTGGCGCCGGCCACCCGCGCCATCTGGATCCCGGCCGGCACCGTCCACGCCCACCAGGCCCACGGCGAACTGGACCTGCACCTCGTCGGACTGCCCGCCACCGACAACCCGCTCGGCCTCGACGAGCCGACCGTCCTCGCCGTCGCCCCCCTGCTGCGCGAACTCATCCTCGCCCACACCCGCCCCCCGTTCGACGACAGCCCCGAACGCACCCGCCTGCGCGCCGTACTGCTGGACCAGCTGCGGGCCTCGCCCCAACAGCCGCTCCACCTGCCCACACCCACCTCGCCCCTGCTCAAGGACCTGTGCGACCTGCTGCGCACCGACCCGGCCGACAACCGCACGCTGGCCGCGCTGGGCAGGGAGGTCGGCGCGAGCGACCGCACCCTGTCCCGGCTGTTCAAGTCCGACCTCGCCATGACCTTCCCTCAGTGGCGCACCCAACTACGCCTGCACCACGCGCTGGTCCTGCTGGCGGAGGACACCCCGGTGACCACCGTGGCGCACCTGTGCGGCTGGTCGTCCGCCAGCGCGTTCATCGACGTCTTCCGCCGCGCCTTCGGCCACACCCCGGGAACACACCACCGCCACGGGCCCGGCTGA
- a CDS encoding YciI family protein, whose amino-acid sequence MKYMMLINSGATDENGGAAECGVEDWMAYDKAVRDAGILVSGESLADLVTATKVQVAADGERTVTDGPFAETREVLGGFYVIDVPDLDAALDWAARCPGARGSGSVVVRPVADFGA is encoded by the coding sequence ATGAAGTACATGATGCTGATCAACAGTGGCGCGACCGACGAGAACGGCGGAGCCGCCGAATGCGGCGTCGAGGACTGGATGGCCTACGACAAGGCCGTGCGGGACGCCGGGATCCTCGTCTCGGGGGAGTCGCTGGCCGACCTGGTCACCGCCACGAAGGTCCAGGTCGCCGCCGACGGCGAACGGACCGTCACCGACGGGCCGTTCGCCGAGACCCGCGAAGTCCTCGGCGGCTTCTACGTCATCGACGTGCCGGACCTGGACGCCGCCCTCGACTGGGCCGCCCGCTGCCCCGGCGCACGCGGCAGCGGGTCGGTCGTGGTGCGGCCGGTCGCCGACTTCGGGGCCTGA
- a CDS encoding RNA polymerase sigma factor, producing MEARPAGTDRAVESVFREEHGRLLASLVRRFGDLDLAEEVASEAVEAALVHWPVQGVPDRPGAWLLTTARRKAVDRLRRDQAYAARLAVLQLEADRAGPAPAPGTGADSDLPDERLQLFFTCAHPALPPEARGALTLRCLAGLTTPEVARAYLVPPSTMAQRIVRAKKKIREARIPFRVPGADELPGRLPGVLQVLYSIFTEGYTASSGPDLQRLDLAEEAVRLARILHRLLPAEREVTGLLALMLLVHARRAARTGPDGELVLLEDQDRDRWDRPMIEEGLALVPPSLTGGPPGPYGVQAAIAALHDEAADLATTDWPQIVALYDVLLRLTPSPVVALNRAAAVAMRDGPEAGLALLDDLAGEERLRGHHPYPAARADLLQRLGRLPEAAAAYREALALAGTEPERAHLRRRLDAVEQAGPDTTHHP from the coding sequence ATGGAGGCGCGGCCGGCCGGCACGGACAGGGCGGTGGAGTCGGTCTTCCGTGAGGAACACGGCCGGCTGCTCGCCTCCCTCGTACGCCGTTTCGGAGATCTGGACCTGGCGGAGGAGGTCGCGTCCGAGGCGGTCGAGGCGGCGCTGGTGCACTGGCCGGTACAGGGGGTGCCGGACCGGCCCGGCGCCTGGCTGCTGACCACCGCCCGGCGCAAGGCCGTCGACCGGCTGCGGCGCGACCAGGCGTACGCCGCCCGGCTCGCCGTCCTCCAACTGGAGGCGGACCGGGCCGGCCCCGCCCCGGCCCCCGGCACCGGCGCGGACAGCGATCTGCCCGACGAGCGGCTGCAGTTGTTCTTCACCTGCGCCCACCCCGCCCTGCCGCCCGAGGCCCGGGGAGCCCTGACGCTGCGCTGCCTGGCCGGACTGACGACACCCGAGGTCGCCCGCGCCTACCTCGTGCCGCCATCGACGATGGCCCAGCGGATCGTGCGGGCGAAGAAGAAGATCCGCGAGGCCCGGATCCCGTTCCGGGTGCCCGGCGCCGACGAACTGCCCGGACGCCTGCCCGGCGTCCTCCAGGTCCTCTACTCCATCTTCACCGAGGGCTACACGGCCAGCTCGGGCCCCGACCTCCAACGGCTCGACCTCGCGGAGGAAGCCGTCCGCCTCGCCCGTATCCTGCACCGTCTGCTCCCCGCCGAACGGGAGGTCACCGGACTGCTCGCCCTGATGCTGCTGGTCCACGCCCGCCGCGCCGCCCGCACCGGCCCCGACGGCGAACTCGTGCTCCTCGAGGACCAGGACCGCGACCGCTGGGACCGCCCCATGATCGAGGAAGGGCTGGCCCTGGTGCCCCCGTCCCTGACCGGCGGCCCGCCCGGCCCGTACGGCGTGCAGGCCGCGATCGCCGCCCTGCACGACGAGGCGGCGGACCTCGCGACCACCGACTGGCCGCAGATCGTCGCGCTCTACGACGTGCTGCTCAGGCTCACCCCCTCCCCGGTCGTCGCCCTGAACCGGGCCGCCGCGGTGGCCATGCGCGACGGCCCCGAAGCGGGTCTGGCGCTGCTCGACGACCTGGCGGGGGAGGAGCGGCTGCGCGGCCACCACCCGTACCCGGCCGCCCGGGCGGACCTCCTGCAGCGCCTCGGCAGGCTCCCCGAAGCAGCGGCGGCCTACCGGGAAGCACTCGCCCTGGCCGGCACCGAACCCGAACGGGCCCACCTGCGGCGCAGACTGGACGCGGTCGAACAGGCCGGCCCGGACACCACGCACCACCCATGA
- a CDS encoding DUF899 family protein, whose product MSENPSKAQPPVVDRATFEQQLEGLRAREKAHTREGDAIAAARRRLPMVEVAADSPLLGPDGPMTLLDAFEGRRQMIAYYFMWWPGRPAAEQCEGCTWVMSHVGELAYLHSRDITFAVFCQGRNTAYGFGDAQTSYEESLRYRAFMGWAMPWYSAQPSLESLLVGRELGLFHLVCYLRDGDRVFETFWTKRRGAEAVDYSYALMDLTVFGRQEDWEDSPAGWPRLGQATRTLGGAPDWPPLWEWPGGRPTAQWPRVDAGRSDDLGVTGTGPATESGHCH is encoded by the coding sequence ATGTCCGAGAACCCGAGCAAGGCGCAGCCGCCGGTCGTCGACCGAGCGACCTTCGAGCAGCAGTTGGAGGGGCTGCGGGCGAGGGAGAAGGCCCACACCCGCGAAGGCGACGCGATCGCCGCCGCGCGCCGCAGGCTCCCGATGGTCGAGGTGGCCGCGGACAGCCCGCTGCTCGGGCCGGACGGTCCCATGACGCTCCTGGACGCGTTCGAAGGGCGACGCCAGATGATCGCCTACTACTTCATGTGGTGGCCGGGCCGGCCGGCCGCTGAGCAGTGCGAAGGCTGTACCTGGGTGATGAGCCACGTGGGCGAGCTGGCTTATCTGCACTCCCGTGACATCACCTTCGCCGTGTTCTGTCAGGGGCGGAACACGGCCTACGGCTTCGGGGATGCGCAGACGTCGTACGAGGAGAGCCTGCGCTACCGCGCCTTCATGGGCTGGGCGATGCCGTGGTACTCCGCCCAGCCCTCGCTCGAGTCGCTTCTTGTCGGCCGGGAGCTCGGCTTGTTCCACCTGGTGTGCTACCTGCGCGACGGCGATCGTGTTTTCGAGACGTTCTGGACCAAGCGTCGCGGGGCCGAGGCGGTGGACTACAGCTACGCGCTCATGGACCTTACGGTGTTCGGGCGTCAGGAGGACTGGGAGGACTCACCGGCAGGCTGGCCGCGCCTCGGGCAGGCCACGCGGACCCTGGGCGGGGCCCCCGACTGGCCGCCGCTGTGGGAGTGGCCGGGTGGACGTCCCACAGCACAGTGGCCGCGCGTCGACGCCGGCCGCTCCGATGACTTGGGCGTCACCGGCACCGGCCCGGCGACCGAGTCCGGTCACTGCCACTGA
- a CDS encoding cupin domain-containing protein codes for MTEETPTGSTSTTPFPAVLTRRADAETCADPSSVMTLLGESDATPGGFTSYRSTFAEGAVGAPAHFHTRATELFFVISGSLRVLVGEEITVLDEGDFLAVPPHTPHAFAAAPGATADVLFVFTPGMGRFDYLRLLSRVMRGEADPKEIAESAERFDNHYVDSPVWRAALAASA; via the coding sequence ATGACTGAGGAAACGCCCACCGGGTCCACGTCCACCACGCCCTTTCCTGCGGTGCTGACCCGCCGCGCCGACGCCGAGACCTGCGCCGACCCCAGCAGTGTCATGACGCTGCTGGGCGAGTCGGACGCCACGCCCGGCGGCTTCACCAGCTACCGGTCCACCTTCGCCGAGGGAGCCGTGGGCGCCCCGGCCCACTTCCACACCAGGGCGACGGAGCTGTTCTTCGTGATCAGCGGATCCCTGCGGGTGCTGGTGGGCGAGGAGATCACCGTCCTGGACGAGGGCGACTTCCTGGCCGTGCCGCCGCACACCCCGCATGCCTTCGCCGCCGCGCCCGGCGCGACGGCGGACGTCCTGTTCGTGTTCACGCCCGGCATGGGCCGGTTCGACTACCTGCGCCTGCTCAGCCGGGTGATGCGCGGTGAGGCCGACCCGAAGGAGATCGCCGAGTCCGCGGAACGCTTCGACAACCACTACGTCGACAGCCCCGTTTGGCGTGCCGCCCTGGCGGCGTCGGCGTGA
- a CDS encoding PaaX family transcriptional regulator C-terminal domain-containing protein: MTDRIEIPTRMLVHALVREDGTVDADELYTVANTLGMSDQQVRLCVKRLVAEGRFTHEGRGRKAQLHATADTMRALSPNADFLRHAFEQDAGRAPWDGVWHLAAFAVPESERTARDSLRETLVHLGGAPLQGGLYVCANAWEPYVEEAAHRLGAHGGLTLLTTTDLRRGEIREPAELARRLWPLPEIADRYHRLGRLARPRLDRLTGPAGLSPSALLTIAVELAAELTRAMEPDPLLPPELLPRPWPGTQARELVARCWTALRERDGGETRPALFRLYADITRARAEEPAEAG, from the coding sequence GTGACCGACCGCATCGAGATCCCCACCCGCATGCTCGTCCACGCACTGGTCCGCGAGGACGGCACCGTCGACGCGGACGAGCTGTACACCGTCGCCAACACCCTGGGCATGAGCGACCAGCAGGTGCGGCTGTGCGTCAAACGCCTTGTGGCCGAAGGCCGGTTCACCCACGAGGGCCGGGGCCGCAAGGCGCAGCTGCACGCGACCGCGGACACGATGCGTGCCCTCTCCCCCAACGCGGACTTCCTCCGCCACGCGTTCGAGCAGGACGCCGGGCGCGCGCCCTGGGACGGTGTCTGGCACCTGGCCGCCTTCGCGGTGCCCGAATCGGAGCGCACGGCCCGGGACTCCCTGCGCGAGACGCTCGTCCACCTCGGCGGCGCGCCGCTCCAGGGCGGACTGTACGTCTGCGCCAACGCCTGGGAACCGTACGTCGAAGAAGCGGCCCACCGCCTCGGCGCCCATGGCGGGCTCACCCTGCTCACCACCACGGACCTGCGCAGGGGCGAGATCCGCGAGCCCGCCGAACTCGCCCGCCGCCTGTGGCCCTTGCCGGAGATCGCCGACCGCTACCACCGCCTCGGCCGCCTCGCCCGGCCCCGCCTCGACCGGCTCACCGGCCCGGCCGGCCTCTCCCCGTCAGCGCTCCTCACCATCGCGGTGGAGCTGGCCGCCGAACTCACCCGAGCCATGGAGCCCGACCCGCTGCTGCCGCCCGAGCTCCTGCCCCGGCCCTGGCCCGGCACCCAGGCCCGGGAGCTCGTCGCCCGGTGCTGGACGGCCCTGCGTGAACGAGACGGCGGCGAGACCCGCCCGGCCCTCTTCCGCCTCTACGCCGACATCACCCGGGCACGAGCCGAGGAGCCCGCCGAGGCCGGCTGA
- a CDS encoding GNAT family N-acetyltransferase → MGPDGTDTGAVTVRRGVPAGAERRAAELYWDAFGRKLGPALNPPDKAVPFLAAHLNADRAVCALLDGQLVGLAGYQLGGRSLTGGSASAVLRTYGHLRGLHRLALLALFERHPAPGQLVMDGIAVDPGTRGRGIGSLLLEEVAAVAAEQDCREIRLDVIDTNPRARALYERRGFTAVRTEHTPYLRGLLGFGAATTMRRPVGANGPRGLHTP, encoded by the coding sequence ATGGGACCGGACGGGACGGACACGGGAGCGGTGACGGTCCGGCGGGGTGTTCCGGCCGGAGCCGAACGGCGGGCGGCCGAGCTGTACTGGGACGCTTTCGGCCGCAAACTCGGCCCCGCCCTGAACCCGCCGGACAAGGCGGTGCCCTTCCTCGCCGCCCACCTGAACGCCGACCGGGCGGTGTGCGCGCTCCTCGACGGGCAGCTCGTCGGCCTCGCCGGCTACCAACTGGGCGGCCGGTCCCTCACCGGAGGATCGGCCTCCGCCGTGCTGCGCACGTACGGGCACCTGCGAGGACTGCACCGGCTCGCGCTGCTCGCCCTGTTCGAACGCCACCCGGCCCCCGGGCAGCTCGTCATGGACGGCATCGCCGTGGACCCGGGCACCCGCGGCCGCGGCATCGGGAGCCTGCTCCTCGAGGAAGTGGCCGCCGTCGCGGCGGAACAGGACTGCCGGGAGATCAGACTGGACGTGATCGACACCAACCCGCGCGCCAGGGCCTTGTACGAGCGGCGCGGCTTCACGGCCGTCCGGACCGAGCACACCCCCTACCTGCGCGGACTGCTGGGCTTCGGCGCGGCGACCACCATGCGCCGCCCTGTCGGGGCGAACGGGCCGAGAGGACTGCACACACCGTGA